AACTTATAGGACGTTTGCCTGCAATTTACGCTCTTGACAACCTCGACAAAGAAATGTTGATGCAGATTTTGCTTGAGCCCAGAAACGCTATTGTTAAACAATATGCAAAATTATTTGATATGGACGGCGTAAAATTGTCGTTTGAAAAAGAAGCGTTAGAAAAAGTTGTAGAAATCGCCGAAGAAAAAAAGACGGGGGCGCGCGGTTTGCGTGCGGTTTTGGAAACCGCTCTAATTCCGGTAATGTATGAGCTGCCTTCCAAAAAAAACATTCGCGAAGTAGTCGTTACAAAAGAGGTCATCGCCGACAAAGCGGCGCCTAAATACATTGAAAAAATGAGTGAAAGCGCATAAACAAATGTCAATTTCGGCTATAATTGTCGCCGGCGGGATGGGAAAGCGGCTCGGGAAAGAAATTCCCAAAGCGTTTGTACCGATTTGCCGAAAAGAATTATTTTTATACTCTGCAGAAATTTTCGACGAAATGGGAATTTTTAACGAAATAATCGTTGTCGTTCCAAACAGCGCGATTGCGAAAACGCAAGAAAAGACGGCTGATTTTTCTACAAAAATTATTATAGCGCAGGGTGGAAAAGAGCGGCATAATTCAGTTGAAAACGGTGTAAAAAAAGCAAGCGGCGACATAGTTATAATTCACGACGCGGCGCGTCCATTCGCCACAAAAGAATTAGTCGGGCAACTTATAGAAAATTATACCGGCAATAATTTCTGCGGAATGATTTGCGCCAACCCGATTGTAGATACGATTCGCAGGTTTGAGAATAATTTGTGCGGACAGACGATAAACCGTAGCGAACTTATCGCCGTCGGCACTCCGCAAATTTTTGATAAAAAAACATTGCTTGACTGTTTTGCAAAAATTGAAGATTTAAGTGAAATTCCGACTGACGAAGCGATGCTTGTGCAAAAGTTCGGACACAAAGTCGGATGGATAAAGAGCAGTAAAATGAACTTCAAAATTACAACGCCGGAAGATATAATTTTGGCGGAAGCGATTGTGAAAAACGGAGAGATTTCGTAAGACCGCCGTAAATTCGCCAAAGAAAATAAAAAACTTTTAATAAAACAAGGAATTTCCTATGAAAACGGTTCAAAATTTAACTAAAATGTTTAGCGCAACGGTCGCCGCATTATTTTGTGGGTTTTTAATAAATTGTTCCGACCAAACAGGCGGCGTGAATCCGTTGAACAATACTTATAGGTTAACCGTAATCGCCGGCATTGGCGGAAACGTAAATCCGTCCGCTGCGTCTTACCGTAAAGTTGGAGAACATATTGTGATAACGGCGTCGCCATTGCCGCAATATTCGTTTTTAAGCTGGACGACGACAAGTGACAGTGTTGTCTTTACCAGTGAGGACAATGTGGAAATTTCGTTTATTATGCCAGCCGCCGCAGTAACGGTAACAGCGAATTTTCTGCAAAACAGCGACGGCAACGGTAATGACGGCGATACCAAAACGATAGCGGGAATAGAATGCGTTCTTGTAAAAGCCGGAACGTTTATGATGGGCAGTCCGACAAGCGAAAGCGGACGAGAAAATGACGAAACACGGTATAAGGTAACGCTCACCAAAGATTACTGGATAAGTAAATATCCCGTAACGCAGGCGCAATATAGGTCGGCAATGGGTAATAATCCGTCATATTATAAAGGTGATAATAAACCGGTAGAATATTTAACTTGGGACGATGCAAACGCATTTTGTAAAGCGGCGGGCGGACGCTTACCCACGGAAGCCGAATGGGAATTTGCCGCGCGTGGCGGCAATAAAAGGAAAAACTATATTTACAGCGGAAGCGATAATTTGAATGAAGTGGGTTGGTATTGGGGTAATAGTAGCAGCGGCACACAACCGGTCGGTCAAAAGAAGGCTAACGAACTTGGCATATACGATATGAGCGGGAACGTATGGGAATGGTGCAGTAACTGGTATGGCAGTTATCCTACAGGTTCAGCAACCGACCCTGCAGGACCGTCTTCCGGCTCTTACCGCGTGTTTCGCGGCGGCGGCAGTTGTTGCATCATTTCGCAGCTTTGCCGTGTTGCCAGCCGCTACAACGGTGCGCCGTCTATTCGCACCGCCTGTTTGGGCTTTCGCGTCGTATTCAATTCATCTGATTAGCGCCGCAGGTAAAAAATCGTTAATTATAAACTACTTTTTGCCAATCAATCCGGCAACTTTCATCGGCAGTCCATAGCAACGAATAAAACCAGTCGCATCTTTCATATCGTAAAAATCGCTTACGTTAAACGACGCCAATTCGTCCAAATAAAGCGAATAAGGCGATTTCGCTCCGGCAGGAACTATATTCCCTTTGTAAAGTTTAAGTTTGACAACTCCGCAGACTCTTTCCTGCGTTTTATTAACAAACGCGTCAAACGCCTCCCGAAGCGGACTGAACCATCTTCCGTCATAAACCAAATCGGCATATTTTAATGCGATTTCCTGTTTTGCCCGAAGGGTGTTTCTGTCCAAAACCAATTCTTCAAGATTAGCGTGAGCGGAATACAAAATCGTACCGCCAGGAGTTTCATAGACGCCGCGCGATTTAATCCCTACCAAGCGATTCTCAACCATATCTACGTGTCCGACGCCGTGTTTCGCACCGATTTCGTTTAATTTTGTAAGAAGTTCAACCGTCGAAGAATATTTTTTACCGTTAATTGCAACCGGAACACCCTTTTCAAACTCAATTTCGACATACTCAGGAGTGTTAGGCGCTTTTTCAATTGTGTTCGAAATCGTATAAACTCGGTCCTGCGGTTCGTTCCAAGGATTTTCAAGTTCTCCGCCTTCATGTGAAATATGCCAAATATTGCGATCCTCGGAATAAATTTTTTCTTTACTTACCGAAATCGGAATATTGCGCTTGTTTGCGTAATCAACGCATTCCTCGCGCGATTTGAAATTCCAGCGGCTGTCTTTCCAAGGCGCAATGACTTTGAGCTGCGGAGCAAGAGCCATATATGTCAGTTCAAAACGAACTTGATCGTTTCCTTTTCCGGTAGCGCCGTGAGCCACATACGCAGCGCCTTCCCGCAAAGCGATCTCGACCTGTCTTTTTGCTATAAGCGGTCTGCCGAAAGACGTCCCCAATAAATATTTGTTTTCATAAATCGCGCCCGCTTTCACTGTCGGATAAATATAGTCTCGAATAAATTCTTCTCGTTGGTCTTCAATAAACGCCTTTACCGCTCCGGTTTTCAACGCTTTTTCTTCAAGACCGTCCAATTCTTCCGCCTGTCCAAGGTTTCCGCAGACGCAAATGACATCGACGTCGTAATTTTCTTTAATCCATTGAACCATAACCGACGTATCCAATCCGCCGGAATACGCAAGTACACACTTTTCTTTCGACATAAAAACTCCTTTTTGCCGGAAAATACTATTAAGCGAATATCAGCTGCAAACAAAACAGAACGTTTTCTTTACGAAAATTTGGCAAAAAAGCGCTATATATTTCTTTTCACTCCTAATTTCGTTGAGTAATTATAAACCTTACCGCTTGCGTCTTTCGCTTCGACAACAAGCAAATACGAACCGTTTGCGACAATTCTGCCGACGGAATTTGTCAAATCCCAAACTATCGCCGCCGATTCCGAATTACGCACTGCGCATTCCGAATTAAACACGACGTTTCCCGTATTGTCGTAAACGACAAGATTTATTTGCGTCATTTTCGGCGTTTTAACCAAAATCTTTGCGAAATCGGAAACAATCGGATTTGTTTCAAGTAAAATTCCAAACTTATCGCTGCGTACTTGTTTCGCTTTAATAGGCGTCGGATCTTCTACAATCAAACGAAGCGACGCGTCGTCAAAGATTATATTGTAATTGTCGGCGGACAATTCGGATTTTGCCGAAAGTTGCAAACGGTAATCTCCCACATACTGACTTTGCAAATATCCGCAAGATACGACAATCTCAGATTTTTGAAACACTATGTCAAGCGTT
The sequence above is drawn from the Chitinispirillales bacterium genome and encodes:
- the ispD gene encoding 2-C-methyl-D-erythritol 4-phosphate cytidylyltransferase; this encodes MKAHKQMSISAIIVAGGMGKRLGKEIPKAFVPICRKELFLYSAEIFDEMGIFNEIIVVVPNSAIAKTQEKTADFSTKIIIAQGGKERHNSVENGVKKASGDIVIIHDAARPFATKELVGQLIENYTGNNFCGMICANPIVDTIRRFENNLCGQTINRSELIAVGTPQIFDKKTLLDCFAKIEDLSEIPTDEAMLVQKFGHKVGWIKSSKMNFKITTPEDIILAEAIVKNGEIS
- a CDS encoding SUMF1/EgtB/PvdO family nonheme iron enzyme translates to MKTVQNLTKMFSATVAALFCGFLINCSDQTGGVNPLNNTYRLTVIAGIGGNVNPSAASYRKVGEHIVITASPLPQYSFLSWTTTSDSVVFTSEDNVEISFIMPAAAVTVTANFLQNSDGNGNDGDTKTIAGIECVLVKAGTFMMGSPTSESGRENDETRYKVTLTKDYWISKYPVTQAQYRSAMGNNPSYYKGDNKPVEYLTWDDANAFCKAAGGRLPTEAEWEFAARGGNKRKNYIYSGSDNLNEVGWYWGNSSSGTQPVGQKKANELGIYDMSGNVWEWCSNWYGSYPTGSATDPAGPSSGSYRVFRGGGSCCIISQLCRVASRYNGAPSIRTACLGFRVVFNSSD
- a CDS encoding argininosuccinate synthase, producing MSKEKCVLAYSGGLDTSVMVQWIKENYDVDVICVCGNLGQAEELDGLEEKALKTGAVKAFIEDQREEFIRDYIYPTVKAGAIYENKYLLGTSFGRPLIAKRQVEIALREGAAYVAHGATGKGNDQVRFELTYMALAPQLKVIAPWKDSRWNFKSREECVDYANKRNIPISVSKEKIYSEDRNIWHISHEGGELENPWNEPQDRVYTISNTIEKAPNTPEYVEIEFEKGVPVAINGKKYSSTVELLTKLNEIGAKHGVGHVDMVENRLVGIKSRGVYETPGGTILYSAHANLEELVLDRNTLRAKQEIALKYADLVYDGRWFSPLREAFDAFVNKTQERVCGVVKLKLYKGNIVPAGAKSPYSLYLDELASFNVSDFYDMKDATGFIRCYGLPMKVAGLIGKK